ACCTTCTCGCCGTGGGAGAATCTGGCACTGTTATTGCAGCATTATCACAAGATCGAGTTCCAGGGCCTGGCACCGATGTGGCGTGACTTTTATGTGTTTATTCCCAGCTGGCTGTGGCCCGGTCGTCCTTCGATAGTGTTGAACAGCGCCAACTACTTTACCTGGGAAGTGCTGAATAACCATTCCGGTCTGGCGATATCGCCGACGCTGCTCGGGTCGCTGCTGGTGATGGGCGGCGTAGGGTTTATACCGCTGGGTGCCGTTGCCGTGGGGATGTTGATGAAAGGCTTCGATAACCTGTATGCACGCGGTCGTAATGAAACCAACCGCTATAGCGGAGCCATTCTGCAAAGCTTCTGTTTTGGCGCGGTATTCAACATGATTGTACTGGCGCGTGAAGGGCTGGATGCGTTCGGATCGCGTGTGGTGTTTTTCTGCATTATTTTTGCTGCCTGTTTGTTGGTGGCGAAGCTGCTTTACTGGCTGCTGGATCGTGCCGGACTGATTCGTCAGCGTGGTGAGCCGGTTTTACCCAGCCCCTCTTAACTCCGGGGCGTAACAGGAAGATGTTTGACGTTGAATAAGATGAATAAAGAGGCGTTGTGTTACCCCGTGCGTGGTGTCGATCTCTGCGCTTTCGGGGATATGGCCTCCTTTCTGCATTTTCTGCTGCCAGATGATAAACCGCGTTACGGTACGCTGGTGGCGATCAACGCAGAGAAAATGTTGACGCTGGAAAGCGACGCTGAAGTTCGCCAGTTGATTGAACAGGCCGAATTCAAGTATGCCGATGGCATCAGCATCGTTCGCTCGCTACGGAAGAAATACCCGCAACTCAAGGTGAACCGTATTGCCGGTGCCGATTTATGGGAAGCCCTGATGGAACGTGCCGGGCGCACTGGCATACCGGTATTTTTGATTGGTGGTCATCAACAGGTGTTGCAGGAAACCTGCGATAAGTTGCGCCAGCAATGGAATGTGAACATCGTTGGCAGCCAGGATGGCTATTTCTCCCCGGATCAACGCGAGACGCTGTTTGCGCGTGTGGCGGCAAGCAAAGCCCAGATTGTGACGGTGGCGCTGGGATCGCCGCGCCAGGAGCTGCTGATGCGCGATTGTCGCGTCCATTACCCCGATGCGCTGTATATGGGGGTGGGTGGCACCTACGATGTTTTCACCGGCCGGGTGGCGCGTGCACCTCGCTACTGGCAAAAAATGGGGCTGGAGTGGCTGTATCGTTTGATTCGTCAGCCATCGCGCTGGCGTCGCCAGATAAAATTACTTAAATATTTAGGTTATCACTGGCGCGGCGATCTCTGATATTGCTGATAAATGCAGCAATTCACGGTTGCAGGAAGGGGAAAGTGCCGCATTTATCGACGGAATGCACAAAGCGTAATCAAACGCGTTTTTTTATTAAAAAAGCACTGGACAGTCTGGTACCAAGCCCGTAGTATGCCCATCCGCAACGGCGCTACGCGCCCGTAGCTCAGCTGGATAGAGCGCTGCCCTCCGGAGGCAGAGGTCTCAGGTTCGAATCCTGTCGGGCGCGCCATTAAGTTTGTGCGCAAGAGCTTCGGTGGTTTTAAATACCGCGTTAGGTAGTAAAAAGATTTATGGTGGCTATAGCTCAGTTGGTAGAGCCCTGGATTGTGATTCCAGTTGTCGTGGGTTCGAGTCCCATTAGCCACCCCAGATTTTGCTGGGACATGCGAAGGTGGCGGAATTGGTAGACGCGCTAGCTTCAGGTGTTAGTGTTCTTACGGACGTGAGGGTTCAAGTCCCTCTCTTCGCACCAGGCAAAATATTAAGATAGATAAAAATCGGCGAGTAGCGCAGCTTGGTAGCGCAACTGGTTTGGGACCAGTGGGTCGGAGGTTCGAATCCTCTCTCGCCGACCATCTTAATATGAAAAACAACCTGCTAAGAGCAGGTTTTTTTTCGTCTATAGATCAGTGAATTTATCTGTTGTCTCCTGATGGCGACGTGTAGTTGTCTGATTTATAACGGTTTTACATATCCTTGCATTGACTGTCGCCCGACAGAGACAGCTTTATCCCGGCATGTCGCGCTTTCCCGACATGATGCGATAACACCAAAACCCTTCCATTTTTAATTCATTGATATAAAACGAATAAATTCATTTCCTGCCAACCTGGCACGACTTATGCAATAATGACACTGTAGATGCTCATTCCACCTCTTATGTCTGCTGATGCTGCATAAACCTGGGAATGATGCAGAGCCCCTTACGGTACCCGTTGTCCAGCCTGGCAGTATCGCGCAAGCCTTACTGCAGTTAGAAGGACATTACGTTGAGTCGGGTACCATCAGTTGTCTTACCGACCTGATCTTACACCTGCTTCTGGCAGGTGTTTTTTTATCTGCAAAATGCCAAATCCTGCGGTGGTCTCAATTTCGGCGCAAAAAAAAGCCGGGCGAACCCGGCGTGCACAAAAAAACAACCATAAAAAAATCAGGCGCTGGGATTGTTCTTCAGCGTCAGGAGCAGGCCCTCGCGGCGCATCTTAGCCGCCTCTTCCGGGCGATGCAGGCGATCATAAACATCGGCCAGCCATGCATAATCAAAGGCATCCGGGCGTTGTGCCAGCGCCGCCTGGAAGGCTTCTGCCGCCTGCTGCCATTCACCGTGGCGCATCAGCATCTGGCCCAGTGTGCTATGCAGCAGCGGTGTGGCGCCGTGTTGTTTGATCTGATTGCGCAGGGCTTTTTCCAGCGATTGTGGATCGCCGCTTTTGATGCGTGGCATCAGCAGCACCAGACGATCGTCATACTGACGTTTCAGGCCATCCAGCACGATAGATTGCGCGGTATCCGGATCATCACACTCAATCAAATGTTCCGCCATGGCGACCTGCAACGCGGTTTCCTGGCGGGTTTTGCGACTCTGATTTTGCCACCAGCGTTTCAGACCATCGCTGCCCTGATCGGCCATTGCCTGGTTCATCAGCCCCAGCCATGCCTGCTGCTGCAACGCTGCGCGCTGCGCGTCATTATTAATCTGCACTTTCTGCATCGATGGCAGGATATCCAGCAATGCACCCCAGGCTCCGGTACGGATGTAGGCCTGTTCAGCCAGACGCAACACTTCCGGGTGGCGCGGGGCCACTTCCAGCAGTCGATCGATACCATGACGTGCCGCGTGGTCCTCATTGCGCGCCAGTTGCAGACGAACGCGGGTGATTTCCACCGGAATGGGGTCGTTTTGCGCCAGTTCCGCTGCACGTTCCAGATGCTGGTTCGCACGGATTTCATCGCCGCGTTGCTGAGCGGCTTCGGCAGCCAGCAGATAGTTAGCAACCGGTTGATCGGCGTGGTCGGCATCTTTCGACAGCAGTTTCTCAGCCTGTTTGTAATCACCTTCCGCCAGCTTCATCAGCGCAGTTTGCGTCTGGCGCTGTGCACGGCGGCGCTTACGCCCGGTGAACCAGCCACGGGTGCGGACGCCGGTACGGAACAGACGGCGCAGTACCCATTCAACAAACAGAATCACCAGCAGGCTGAGGATCAGGATGATGCACAGACCGGTGACGCTGGTTTCAATATTCCAGTTGTCTGTCTGAATCAGCACATAACCCTGGTGACCAGCAATCATCGGGCCGAGCACTACCCCGGCAATCAGCAGCAGAAAAAGGATCAATACTTTCAGCATGCTTAGCCTCCCTGCTGATCAGCCGCAACTGATGGCTGCGCCAGCAAATTACGCACGCGGGTCTGCATCAGTTTTTCCAGCAGTGGCTGGCTTTCCAGCGTGTCCGGCACATCCATGGATATGCTCTGCTGGCTCAGCTCATCCAGCTGATCAAGGAAGGTTTTAGTGGCGGCATCGTTGGTGTCGTACCAGGCGCGTACCCAGGTGGACACCGCATCAATCGACTGTTTATAGATTTCGTCCTGATGACGTGGCACCGCCTGCGCGGCAATCAACAGGCGCGAACGGATGTTTTCGCGCAGATACACATCCTGATTGGGTGCCAGTAATGGCTGGGCGGTGTTGTCGCGACGACGGATGGTGATGAAGTCATCCATAAAGTTGTGCCAGCTTTTCGCCAGGTTTTGTCGCCACTCATGCAGGGAGCCGGAAAGCTCGCCGCCATCGGCATCCATCGGCGAATCATCGCTGTCGTTATCGGCCAGACGCAGATTATCGACACCGTTCGACAGTTGATTCAGTTTGAGAATGATGCCGTCGTAATCGACCTGACTGACCGCAGAGAGGGAACTGATATCCTGGGTCAGGGCGCGACGCACATTCATCACGCTGGGGTCGTTCATCTCAGCAAGGCTGGTGTCAGCACTTTTCAGCAGGGCAGCGGCGGTGGTGACATCCTGATCGCTCCACAGCTTACGACCCGCCAGTTTGACCAGATAGTCGGCCTGTGCCAGCAGCCAGGTGCGGGTATCGTTACCCGAAATAGTGGCGACTTTTTGCCGCAGCGCTTCAAGTTCCTTCGCGCTGGCGTCCTGTTGATTACGCGCCTCCTGTAAAGCGCTGTTGGCGCTCTCCAGTTGCTGCGTCAGCTGTTGTTTATCGCTGCCCAGTTGTTGTTGCAGCGCGCTCAGCTGCTCGTTCAGATCCTGGTTAGTCTGAGCCTGTAAGTCGGCCTGGTGTTTCCCATTCAGGTAAAGTCCCGCGCCAATCGCCAGCGCAATCACAATTGCTACCGCACCCAGTACCTTGCCATCGCTCTTTTTATTGCGAGGCGGTTTACCGGCCGGAGGGGTAGCGTTGTCACCCGCTGGGGTAGTCTCATCAACCATGGCGGAGGAGGCTTTTTGTTCCGTCATTGCGGCTCATCCCAATGTTAAGTTCAGCGTAACGCACGCAGCAGCGCATCGTTATCGGCACCATCGGCTACCTCAATATCCTGCCAGCCCATGCTGGCTGCCAGGGTAGCCAAACGTTCACTGACGACCAGCAGCCGACAGTGTAATAACCATTCCCGCCGATCGATTGGCGGAAACAGCCCAAACAGTTGTTGTAACATTTCGCCGCTGGTCACTACCAGCGTCGTAATCCCGCGATCGCGCCAGCGACGACCTTCAACCGCGCCGTCATAATACTTTTCACAGCGCTGATAACATTCACAATAACGGACATCGACACCGCGTTCCGTCAGAGTATCCGCCAGCAACTCGCGGCCTGGACTGCCGCGCAGAATTAAGGCGCGCTTGCCGCTGACTTTTTGCAGACGGTTCAGGCGCACCAGTTCTTCACTGGTTTCCCGCGCATGAGGATAGTCTACTTTCAGATTACTGACGGTATGCAGTGCCAGTGCGGTGCTGCGACCGATGGCGTAATAATCGAGCTGTGTGGGCCAGGCAAAACCCTGACGCTGCAAGGCGGGGTGGGCAAAGGTCACCACCTGCTGTGACAGCAAAAACACCAGGTCGTCAGGTTGCAGGTCAGAAAGTTGTTGTGGCAAATCATCGACATCGCGACCCGGCGTGAACTCAATCAGCGGCAGGCTCCACGCCAGTTTCCCCTGGGTTCGCAATCGCGCGACCAGTTCGCTGGCAGCAGGCTCGGGACGGGTCACGAGGATGGTCATGCGGGTGGCTGTCCCTGATAGACCTCGCGCAGAATGTCGCGTGCGCCATTTTCCAGCAGTTCTTCCGCCAGTGAAATGCCCATCTGTTCGGCCTGATCGCGCGGGCCACGGCGTTCACCGCTGATCATCTGGCTGCCATCGGGCGAACCGACCAGACCACGCAGCCACAACTGATCGCCTTCTTCCAGCACGGCAAAGCTGCCAATCGGTACCTGGCAACCGCCTTCGAGACGGGTATTCATCGCACGTTCGGCGCGTACGCAAACGGCGGTATCGCCATCATTCAGCGCCTGCAACAGGCCTATCAGTTCGGCATCGTCGAGACGGCACTCAATACCCACTGCGCCCTGGCCCACGGCAGGTAACGACAGTTCCGCCGGTAAGGCCAGACGGATGCGGTCTTCCAGCCCAAGGCGTATCAGCCCGGCCGCAGCGAGGATAATCGCATCATAGTCACCGGCATCCAGTTTGCTAAGGCGGGTACCCACATTGCCGCGCAACGAGCGAATCACCAGGTCGGGACGGCGGGCGCTGAGCTGGCATTGACGACGTAAGCTGGAAGTACCGACTACCGCGCCCTGTGGCAGGGCATCGATGGAGTCATAATGATTGGAGACGAAGGCATCGCGCGGATCTTCGCGCTCGCAGATGGTGACCAGGCCGAGTCCTTCCGGGAAATCCACCGGCACATCCTTCATAGAATGCACGGCGAGGTCGGCGCGGTTTTCCAGCATCGCCAGTTCCAGTTCCTTGACGAAAAGCCCTTTTCCTCCCACCTTAGCGAGCGGCGTATCAAGGATAACATCACCTTTGGTGACCATCGGAACCAGTTCCACGCGCAGACCCGGATGGGCTGCCATCAGGCGCTGCTGGACATATTGTGCCTGCCAAAGCGCCAGGGGACTTTGTCTTGTAGCAATTCTGAAAATTTTGTCTAACATGCTGTTAACCATTTTGATCGTTCACCGAATATCCTATCATCGATAACGGAATGCTGTCAGATTTCACCGCGTTCTCCGGGAAACATTCTGTGGTCTTAGTCCGAAAACACAGGGTAGAGTTCGGAACGTGCTAAACTGTTAGGTAGCGCAACTTTCTTTACGGTCAATCTGCCAGGTGTTAGATTGATCACGTTTCCAGCAATAATTTGCCCGACATCTTTATTATTAAGTGGCAGATTTCGGAAACAGGGTGCTTAACACTGGGACAATCAGGCGAAACGTCTTGTACCTCTACATTGAGACACTGAAACAGAGACTGGATGCTATCAACCAGCTGCGCGTTGACCGCGCGCTGGCTGCGATGGGACCTGCTTTCCAGCACGTCTACAGTCTGCTGCCGACATTACTACATTATCATCATCCGCTGATGCCGGGTTACCTTGAGGGTAACGTTCCACATGGCATCAGCTTTTACACGCCTGATGAAAACCAGCAGCAGCTGTTGCAGGAGCTGGCGGGTCGTCAGCCGCTCAACCTCAGCACTGATGCCAAAGGCGAAATGCCGATCACCGGCATTTATTCCATGGGCAGCACCTCATCGGTCGGTCAGAACAGCGTGTCCGATCTCGATATCTGGGTGTGCCACCAATCCTGGCTGGATAATGAAGAACGCCTCAACCTGCAACGTAAATGTACGCTGTTGCAGAAGTGGTGTGTCTCGATGGGCGTGGAAGTCAGCTTCTTCCTGATTGATGAGAACCGTTTCCGTCATAACGAAAGCGGCAGTCTCGGTGCGGAAGATTGCGGCTCGACCCAACATATTTTGCTGCTGGATGAGTTTTACCGTACCGCCGTGCGTATGGCGGGTAAACGCATTCTGTGGAACATGGTGCCCGGCGAAGAGGAGCACCATTATGATGATTACGTCATGTCGCTTTACGCGCAGGGCGTTCTGACGCCAAACGAATGGCTCGATCTCGGTGGCCTTGGCACCTTGTCGGCGGAAGAGTACTTCGGTGCCAGCCTGTGGCAGTTGTATAAAAGTATCGACTCCCCCTACAAAGCAGTGCTGAAAACCCTGCTGCTGGAAGCCTATAGCTGGGAATATCCCAACACCCAACTGCTGGCGATGGATATCAAGCAACGCCTGCACGATGGCGAAATCGTCTGCTTCGGCCTTGATCCTTACTGCATGATGCTGGAGCGCGTGACGCGCTACCTTACCAGCATTGACGATTTGGCGCGTCTCGACCTGGTACGTCGCTGCTTCTATCTTAAAGTCTGTGAAAAACTCTCCAGCGAAGAAAACCATCATCGCTCGGGCTGGCGACGTGAAATTTTATCGCAGCTGGTGCGTGAGTGGGGCTGGGATGATGAGAAGCTGACGGTGCTGGATAACCGTGCGCAGTGGAAAATCGAACGCGTGCGTGAAGCACACAATGAATTGCTGGATGCGATGATGCAAAGCTATCGCAACCTGATCCGCTTTGCCCGTCGTAACAATTTAAGTGTCAGCGCCAGCCCGCAGGATATCGGTGTGCTGACGCGTAAACTGTATGCCGCGTTTGAAGCGCTGCCGGGTAAA
This genomic stretch from Pantoea cypripedii harbors:
- the wecG gene encoding lipopolysaccharide N-acetylmannosaminouronosyltransferase, with the translated sequence MNKEALCYPVRGVDLCAFGDMASFLHFLLPDDKPRYGTLVAINAEKMLTLESDAEVRQLIEQAEFKYADGISIVRSLRKKYPQLKVNRIAGADLWEALMERAGRTGIPVFLIGGHQQVLQETCDKLRQQWNVNIVGSQDGYFSPDQRETLFARVAASKAQIVTVALGSPRQELLMRDCRVHYPDALYMGVGGTYDVFTGRVARAPRYWQKMGLEWLYRLIRQPSRWRRQIKLLKYLGYHWRGDL
- the hemY gene encoding protoheme IX biogenesis protein HemY — protein: MLKVLILFLLLIAGVVLGPMIAGHQGYVLIQTDNWNIETSVTGLCIILILSLLVILFVEWVLRRLFRTGVRTRGWFTGRKRRRAQRQTQTALMKLAEGDYKQAEKLLSKDADHADQPVANYLLAAEAAQQRGDEIRANQHLERAAELAQNDPIPVEITRVRLQLARNEDHAARHGIDRLLEVAPRHPEVLRLAEQAYIRTGAWGALLDILPSMQKVQINNDAQRAALQQQAWLGLMNQAMADQGSDGLKRWWQNQSRKTRQETALQVAMAEHLIECDDPDTAQSIVLDGLKRQYDDRLVLLMPRIKSGDPQSLEKALRNQIKQHGATPLLHSTLGQMLMRHGEWQQAAEAFQAALAQRPDAFDYAWLADVYDRLHRPEEAAKMRREGLLLTLKNNPSA
- the hemX gene encoding uroporphyrinogen-III C-methyltransferase — translated: MTEQKASSAMVDETTPAGDNATPPAGKPPRNKKSDGKVLGAVAIVIALAIGAGLYLNGKHQADLQAQTNQDLNEQLSALQQQLGSDKQQLTQQLESANSALQEARNQQDASAKELEALRQKVATISGNDTRTWLLAQADYLVKLAGRKLWSDQDVTTAAALLKSADTSLAEMNDPSVMNVRRALTQDISSLSAVSQVDYDGIILKLNQLSNGVDNLRLADNDSDDSPMDADGGELSGSLHEWRQNLAKSWHNFMDDFITIRRRDNTAQPLLAPNQDVYLRENIRSRLLIAAQAVPRHQDEIYKQSIDAVSTWVRAWYDTNDAATKTFLDQLDELSQQSISMDVPDTLESQPLLEKLMQTRVRNLLAQPSVAADQQGG
- the hemD gene encoding uroporphyrinogen-III synthase codes for the protein MTILVTRPEPAASELVARLRTQGKLAWSLPLIEFTPGRDVDDLPQQLSDLQPDDLVFLLSQQVVTFAHPALQRQGFAWPTQLDYYAIGRSTALALHTVSNLKVDYPHARETSEELVRLNRLQKVSGKRALILRGSPGRELLADTLTERGVDVRYCECYQRCEKYYDGAVEGRRWRDRGITTLVVTSGEMLQQLFGLFPPIDRREWLLHCRLLVVSERLATLAASMGWQDIEVADGADNDALLRALR
- the hemC gene encoding hydroxymethylbilane synthase, which codes for MLDKIFRIATRQSPLALWQAQYVQQRLMAAHPGLRVELVPMVTKGDVILDTPLAKVGGKGLFVKELELAMLENRADLAVHSMKDVPVDFPEGLGLVTICEREDPRDAFVSNHYDSIDALPQGAVVGTSSLRRQCQLSARRPDLVIRSLRGNVGTRLSKLDAGDYDAIILAAAGLIRLGLEDRIRLALPAELSLPAVGQGAVGIECRLDDAELIGLLQALNDGDTAVCVRAERAMNTRLEGGCQVPIGSFAVLEEGDQLWLRGLVGSPDGSQMISGERRGPRDQAEQMGISLAEELLENGARDILREVYQGQPPA
- a CDS encoding class I adenylate cyclase, translating into MYLYIETLKQRLDAINQLRVDRALAAMGPAFQHVYSLLPTLLHYHHPLMPGYLEGNVPHGISFYTPDENQQQLLQELAGRQPLNLSTDAKGEMPITGIYSMGSTSSVGQNSVSDLDIWVCHQSWLDNEERLNLQRKCTLLQKWCVSMGVEVSFFLIDENRFRHNESGSLGAEDCGSTQHILLLDEFYRTAVRMAGKRILWNMVPGEEEHHYDDYVMSLYAQGVLTPNEWLDLGGLGTLSAEEYFGASLWQLYKSIDSPYKAVLKTLLLEAYSWEYPNTQLLAMDIKQRLHDGEIVCFGLDPYCMMLERVTRYLTSIDDLARLDLVRRCFYLKVCEKLSSEENHHRSGWRREILSQLVREWGWDDEKLTVLDNRAQWKIERVREAHNELLDAMMQSYRNLIRFARRNNLSVSASPQDIGVLTRKLYAAFEALPGKVTLVNPQISPDLSEPNLTFIHVPAGRANRAGWYLYNQSPDMSSIISHQPLEYNRYLNKLVAWAWFNGLLTSKTRLHIKGNEFCDLPRLQELVNDVSHHFPLRVPAPTPKALYSPCEIRHLAIIVNLEHDPTSAFRNQVVHFDFRKLDVFSFGQQQQCLIGSIDLLYRNSWNEVRTLHFNGEQAMIEALKTILGKMHQDAAPPDTVEVFCYSQHLRGLIRTRVQQLVSECIELRLSSTRQEPGRFKALRMAGQTWGLFFERMSVSVQKLENAVEFYGAISNNKLHGLSIKVESNQTPLPPVVNGYASEGIIQFFFEDTNDDRGFNIYILDESNRVEVYHHCEGSKEELVRDVSRFYSSSHDRFTYGSSFINFNLPQFYQIVNTGDRFQVIPFRSQTLTQLCATQPDNDNGDFQPRYQMH